In the Populus trichocarpa isolate Nisqually-1 chromosome 1, P.trichocarpa_v4.1, whole genome shotgun sequence genome, one interval contains:
- the LOC7496045 gene encoding histone H3.2, which translates to MARTKQTARKSTGGKAPRKQLATKAARKSAPATGGVKKPHRFRPGTVALREIRKYQKSTELLIRKLPFQRLVREIAQDFKTDLRFQSSAVAALQEAAEAYLVGLFEDTNLCAIHAKRVTIMPKDIQLARRIRGERA; encoded by the coding sequence ATGGCCCGCACAAAGCAGACAGCAAGAAAATCGACCGGAGGGAAGGCCCCAAGGAAGCAACTAGCGACCAAGGCTGCCAGGAAGTCAGCTCCAGCCACCGGAGGAGTGAAGAAGCCCCACCGATTCAGGCCGGGAACGGTGGCCTTGAGAGAAATAAGGAAGTACCAGAAGAGCACAGAGCTGTTGATAAGAAAGCTACCATTTCAGAGGCTGGTGAGAGAAATAGCCCAAGATTTCAAGACAGACTTGAGGTTCCAAAGCAGCGCAGTAGCAGCACTTCAAGAGGCAGCAGAGGCATACCTTGTTGGGTTGTTTGAGGACACCAACTTGTGTGCTATTCATGCTAAGAGGGTCACTATCATGCCTAAGGATATTCAACTGGCCCGTAGAATTAGAGGGGAGAGAGCTTAA
- the LOC7496044 gene encoding uncharacterized protein LOC7496044 isoform X3, with product MEKYLVPAEENPRRPTRLYQWKRSLIELNGRLESKYRHDLSALLLQSYSQQLNSRGLASDSTRQFAINKQGVSALEFDNKGIYLVSVTKSGCLTVHDFESLYCQANDSFPCFGKDERKCEDESKHVLHNSLGRQLDSVRWNLANQDEVACTSMKTNEVQIFDIGYISSEPVEVLKTRRAVTVHGSDIHKGLTDIAFTSESRLIASDTNGGVNVWDRRMSALPCLELTSNSRSTLNSIKLNVENQMVFGAGRHGIVYMWDLRGGRAPSAFQIHKEMCHPPVTSWKLSSMLERIGSLKAQSDIVSKEVHSIDFDPSCPYQLAFHLDDGWSGILDIYNFQVTHVHCPPPAWLNGSFTDLLSLRKPSWLATHSIYVVGSSTDNGIHLLDFYPDPSSPCHVDYSPIEDAERPSRVNRRNKQNRFIPLSEGVTACAAHPLNGTIIAGTQLSSLLVVSQQKHSEVD from the exons atGGAGAAGTATTTGGTTCCAGCAGAAGAAAACCCTAGAAGACCTACTCGATTGTATCAATGGAAGAGAAGTTTAATCGAATTGAATGGCAGATTAGAGTCAAAGTACCGCCATGACCTCTCTGCTCTGCTCTTGCAATCCTACTCTCAG CAGTTGAATTCGAGGGGTTTGGCCTCTGACTCGACTCGCCAATTCGCTATAAACAA gCAAGGCGTATCTGCCCTGGAGTTTGACAATAAG GGAATTTATTTAGTATCAGTGACGAAATCAGGGTGCTTGACAGTGCATGACTTTGAATCACTTTATTGTCAGGCTAATGATTCATTTCCAT GCTTTGGCAAAGATGAAAGAAAGTGTGAAGATGAAAGTAAACATGTCTTGCACAATTCTTTGGGCCGACAACTAGACTCGGTTCGCTGGAATCTTGCCAACCAAGATGAG GTCGCTTGCACATCTATGAAAACTAATGAAGTACAAATTTTTGATATTGGTTACATTTCTTCTGAACCAGTTGAA GTTTTAAAAACAAGGCGTGCTGTCACTGTTCATGGGTCTGACATTCATAAAGGTCTAACAGATATTGCTTTCACTTCAGAATCAAG GTTAATTGCTTCTGATACAAATGGTGGAGTCAATGTATGGGATAGAAGAATGAGTGCACTTCCATGTCTTGAGCTTACATCTAATTCCCGTAGTACCCTTAACAGTATCAAGTTAAATGTGGAAAATCAG ATGGTTTTCGGGGCTGGTCGGCATGGAATAGTTTATATGTGGGATCTCCGTGGAGGAAGAGCTCCTTCTGCTTTTCAAATTCATAAAGAG ATGTGCCATCCACCTGTAACGTCTTGGAAGTTATCATCAATGCTTGAGAGAATAGGATCTTTGAAG GCACAATCAGATATTGTCTCCAAAGAAGTGCACTCCATTGATTTTGATCCATCTTGCCCGTATCAGTTGGCATTCCATCTTGATGATGGTTG GTCGGGCATTTTAGATATTTACAATTTCCAAGTTACGCATGTTCATTGCCCTCCCCCAGCTTGGTT GAATGGGTCCTTCACTGATCTGTTGTCCTTGAGAAAACCATCATGGCTAGCGACACATTCA ATCTATGTGGTTGGATCATCAACTGACAATGGCATCCATCTTTTAGATTTCTATCCTGATCCCAGCTCTCCTTGCCACGTGGACTACAG TCCCATTGAGGACGCAGAGAGGCCATCCAGGGTGAACAGAAGAAACAAGCAAAATAGGTTTATTCCATTGTCTGAAGGTGTTACTGCGTGCGCCGCCCATCCCCTCAACGGCACCATCATAGCTGGAACCCAG CTTTCATCTTTGCTGGTTGTATCCCAACAGAAGCATTCTGAAGTCGATTAG
- the LOC7496044 gene encoding uncharacterized protein LOC7496044 isoform X1 yields MEKYLVPAEENPRRPTRLYQWKRSLIELNGRLESKYRHDLSALLLQSYSQIGAFPHLYHTIGGGDAAIPCQTNQLNSRGLASDSTRQFAINKQGVSALEFDNKGIYLVSVTKSGCLTVHDFESLYCQANDSFPCFGKDERKCEDESKHVLHNSLGRQLDSVRWNLANQDEVACTSMKTNEVQIFDIGYISSEPVEVLKTRRAVTVHGSDIHKGLTDIAFTSESRLIASDTNGGVNVWDRRMSALPCLELTSNSRSTLNSIKLNVENQMVFGAGRHGIVYMWDLRGGRAPSAFQIHKEMCHPPVTSWKLSSMLERIGSLKAQSDIVSKEVHSIDFDPSCPYQLAFHLDDGWSGILDIYNFQVTHVHCPPPAWLNGSFTDLLSLRKPSWLATHSIYVVGSSTDNGIHLLDFYPDPSSPCHVDYSPIEDAERPSRVNRRNKQNRFIPLSEGVTACAAHPLNGTIIAGTQLSSLLVVSQQKHSEVD; encoded by the exons atGGAGAAGTATTTGGTTCCAGCAGAAGAAAACCCTAGAAGACCTACTCGATTGTATCAATGGAAGAGAAGTTTAATCGAATTGAATGGCAGATTAGAGTCAAAGTACCGCCATGACCTCTCTGCTCTGCTCTTGCAATCCTACTCTCAG ATTGGAGCTTTTCCGCACTTGTATCATACAATTGGAGGTGGAGATGCAGCAATTCCTTGTCAAACTAAT CAGTTGAATTCGAGGGGTTTGGCCTCTGACTCGACTCGCCAATTCGCTATAAACAA gCAAGGCGTATCTGCCCTGGAGTTTGACAATAAG GGAATTTATTTAGTATCAGTGACGAAATCAGGGTGCTTGACAGTGCATGACTTTGAATCACTTTATTGTCAGGCTAATGATTCATTTCCAT GCTTTGGCAAAGATGAAAGAAAGTGTGAAGATGAAAGTAAACATGTCTTGCACAATTCTTTGGGCCGACAACTAGACTCGGTTCGCTGGAATCTTGCCAACCAAGATGAG GTCGCTTGCACATCTATGAAAACTAATGAAGTACAAATTTTTGATATTGGTTACATTTCTTCTGAACCAGTTGAA GTTTTAAAAACAAGGCGTGCTGTCACTGTTCATGGGTCTGACATTCATAAAGGTCTAACAGATATTGCTTTCACTTCAGAATCAAG GTTAATTGCTTCTGATACAAATGGTGGAGTCAATGTATGGGATAGAAGAATGAGTGCACTTCCATGTCTTGAGCTTACATCTAATTCCCGTAGTACCCTTAACAGTATCAAGTTAAATGTGGAAAATCAG ATGGTTTTCGGGGCTGGTCGGCATGGAATAGTTTATATGTGGGATCTCCGTGGAGGAAGAGCTCCTTCTGCTTTTCAAATTCATAAAGAG ATGTGCCATCCACCTGTAACGTCTTGGAAGTTATCATCAATGCTTGAGAGAATAGGATCTTTGAAG GCACAATCAGATATTGTCTCCAAAGAAGTGCACTCCATTGATTTTGATCCATCTTGCCCGTATCAGTTGGCATTCCATCTTGATGATGGTTG GTCGGGCATTTTAGATATTTACAATTTCCAAGTTACGCATGTTCATTGCCCTCCCCCAGCTTGGTT GAATGGGTCCTTCACTGATCTGTTGTCCTTGAGAAAACCATCATGGCTAGCGACACATTCA ATCTATGTGGTTGGATCATCAACTGACAATGGCATCCATCTTTTAGATTTCTATCCTGATCCCAGCTCTCCTTGCCACGTGGACTACAG TCCCATTGAGGACGCAGAGAGGCCATCCAGGGTGAACAGAAGAAACAAGCAAAATAGGTTTATTCCATTGTCTGAAGGTGTTACTGCGTGCGCCGCCCATCCCCTCAACGGCACCATCATAGCTGGAACCCAG CTTTCATCTTTGCTGGTTGTATCCCAACAGAAGCATTCTGAAGTCGATTAG
- the LOC18094306 gene encoding histone H3.2: protein MARTKQTARKSTGGKAPRKQLATKAARKSAPATGGVKKPHRFRPGTVALREIRKYQKSTELLIRKLPFQRLVREIAQDFKTDLRFQSSAVAALQEAAEAYLVGLFEDTNLCAIHAKRVTIMPKDIQLARRIRGERA, encoded by the coding sequence ATGGCCCGCACAAAGCAGACAGCAAGAAAATCCACCGGGGGGAAAGCCCCAAGGAAACAGCTAGCGACCAAGGCTGCCAGGAAGTCAGCTCCAGCCACCGGAGGAGTGAAGAAGCCCCACCGATTCAGGCCAGGAACGGTGGCCTTGAGAGAAATAAGGAAGTACCAGAAGAGCACAGAGCTGTTGATAAGAAAGCTACCATTTCAGAGGCTGGTGAGAGAAATAGCCCAAGATTTCAAGACAGACTTGAGGTTCCAAAGCAGCGCAGTAGCAGCACTTCAAGAGGCAGCAGAGGCATACCTTGTTGGGTTGTTTGAGGACACCAACTTGTGTGCTATTCATGCTAAGAGGGTCACTATCATGCCTAAAGATATTCAGCTCGCCCGTAGAATTAGAGGGGAGAGAGCTTAA
- the LOC7487041 gene encoding IRK-interacting protein, with amino-acid sequence MAAAAALQSLQNHDNTNQDVSRKELQASIAKAVDLRALHAALMQGNSPANLRFPSSSPVSRSAPYFSAQDYPVFTPSYEDERLPGNHQILTKARTLSESWDEFGLEGGSGYETVLSDYKKENSSSRKGIPSDISNICPAEDQKSVTSSPANNITVYQPETESYKFSRMNSLADFKSISSFNRCKPATITTESEKVTRNSKHSNIVVPLTDSHSSLQSQPKNRRVMSWLFPKLRKKQKNDNSSNQTESEEVSQTFKDLGILSIESLKRKLMEANEHRDAALTEVAEMKSSLGDLRYKLEYLESYCEELKKALRQATQAKDSQVVEKLGNLPNRGKSIDGNGENLMPVSEEVMVEGFLQIVSEARLSVKQFCKTLGQIEETDSTLMDSLNLLLQPYKLSLKSKYSKAVLYHLEAIINQSLYQDFENCVFQKNGSPKNLDPNQDRQAQFSSFVALRNLSWNEVLRKGTKYYSEEFSKFCDQKMSCIITTINWTATWPEHLLQAFFVAAKCIWLLHLLAFSFNPPLGILRVEENRNFDPHFMEDMFMDRQRSHRQSRVKIMVMPGFYVQDRVLRCKVLCRYKSVP; translated from the exons atggctgctgctgctgccttGCAAAGCTTACAAAACCATGACAACACCAACCAGGATGTTAGTAGAAAAGAATTACAGGCTTCCATTGCTAAGGCAGTGGATCTTAGAGCTTTACATGCTGCTTTAATGCAAGGAAATAGCCCTGCTAATCTCAGATTCCCATCTTCTTCCCCTGTTTCACGCTCTGCTCCATACTTTTCTGCTCAAGATTACCCTGTTTTTACCCCT aGCTATGAGGATGAACGGTTACCGGGAAATCATCAGATTCTTACAAAAGCAAGAACATTATCAGAAAGTTGGGATGAGTTTGGCCTAGAAGGAGGAAGTGGCTATGAAACTGTTTTATCAGATTATAAGAAGGAGAATTCGTCGTCAAGGAAAGGAATTCCTTCTGATATATCCAATATTTGTCCAGCTGAAGATCAAAAATCTGTCACTAGTTCACCAGCAAACAACATCACTGTGTATCAGCCTGAAACAGAATCTTACAAGTTTTCTAGGATGAATAGCTTGGCAGACTTCAAATCCATATCATCTTTCAATAGATGCAAGCCGGCTACTATAACTACCGAGTCTGAAAAGGTGACCAGGAATAGCAAGCATTCTAATATTGTTGTGCCATTGACTGATTCTCATTCATCCCTTCAATCACAACCGAAAAATCGAAGAGTGATGTCTTGGTTGTTTCCTAAGTTAAGGAAGAAGCAGAAGAATGATAATTCGTCGAACCAAACCGAATCCGAGGAGGTTTCGCAGACTTTCAAGGACTTGGGGATATTGTCAATTGAATcattgaagagaaaattgatGGAAGCAAATGAGCATAGAGATGCAGCCTTAACGGAGGTTGCTGAGATGAAATCTTCGTTGGGGGACCTAAGGTACAAGCTTGAGTACTTGGAGAGTTATTGTGAGGAGTTAAAGAAAGCTTTAAGGCAAGCAACACAAGCAAAAGACTCACAAGTTGTCGAAAAGCTCGGAAACTTGCCAAATAGAGGGAAATCCATTGATGGAAACGGAGAAAACTTGATGCCGGTAAGTGAAGAGGTGATGGTGGAAGGTTTCTTGCAGATAGTATCAGAAGCAAGACTTTCAGTGAAACAATTCTGCAAGACTTTAGGACAGATTGAGGAAACAGACAGTACTCTCATGGACAGCTTGAACTTGCTTCTTCAACCATATAAACTGTCTCTAAAATCAAAGTATTCAAAGGCAGTACTATACCATTTGGAAGCCATAATAAACCAATCACTCTACCAAGATTTTGAGAACTGTGTGTTTCAAAAGAATGGCTCACCAAAGAATCTAGACCCAAACCAAGATCGTCAAGCACAGTTTTCGTCGTTCGTTGCATTGCGAAATCTAAGCTGGAATGAAGTTTTAAGGAAAGGGACGAAGTACTACAGTGAAGAGTTTAGCAAGTTTTGTGATCAGAAAATGAGTTGTATTATTACAACAATAAATTGGACTGCAACATGGCCTGAACACCTTCTTCAAGCCTTTTTTGTTGCTGCTAAATGCATATGGTTGCTTCATTTGCTTGCCTTTTCATTCAATCCACCACTGGGAATTTTGAGGGTTGAAGAAAATAGAAACTTTGATCCACATTTCATGGAAGACATGTTCATGGATAGGCAGAGATCACACCGTCAGAGCCGGGTTAAGATTATGGTGATGCCAGGGTTTTATGTCCAGGATAGGGTTTTAAGATGTAAGGTTCTTTGCAGGTACAAGTCTGTGCCTTAA
- the LOC7496044 gene encoding uncharacterized protein LOC7496044 isoform X2: MEKYLVPAEENPRRPTRLYQWKRSLIELNGRLESKYRHDLSALLLQSYSQIGAFPHLYHTIGGGDAAIPCQTNLNSRGLASDSTRQFAINKQGVSALEFDNKGIYLVSVTKSGCLTVHDFESLYCQANDSFPCFGKDERKCEDESKHVLHNSLGRQLDSVRWNLANQDEVACTSMKTNEVQIFDIGYISSEPVEVLKTRRAVTVHGSDIHKGLTDIAFTSESRLIASDTNGGVNVWDRRMSALPCLELTSNSRSTLNSIKLNVENQMVFGAGRHGIVYMWDLRGGRAPSAFQIHKEMCHPPVTSWKLSSMLERIGSLKAQSDIVSKEVHSIDFDPSCPYQLAFHLDDGWSGILDIYNFQVTHVHCPPPAWLNGSFTDLLSLRKPSWLATHSIYVVGSSTDNGIHLLDFYPDPSSPCHVDYSPIEDAERPSRVNRRNKQNRFIPLSEGVTACAAHPLNGTIIAGTQLSSLLVVSQQKHSEVD; the protein is encoded by the exons atGGAGAAGTATTTGGTTCCAGCAGAAGAAAACCCTAGAAGACCTACTCGATTGTATCAATGGAAGAGAAGTTTAATCGAATTGAATGGCAGATTAGAGTCAAAGTACCGCCATGACCTCTCTGCTCTGCTCTTGCAATCCTACTCTCAG ATTGGAGCTTTTCCGCACTTGTATCATACAATTGGAGGTGGAGATGCAGCAATTCCTTGTCAAACTAAT TTGAATTCGAGGGGTTTGGCCTCTGACTCGACTCGCCAATTCGCTATAAACAA gCAAGGCGTATCTGCCCTGGAGTTTGACAATAAG GGAATTTATTTAGTATCAGTGACGAAATCAGGGTGCTTGACAGTGCATGACTTTGAATCACTTTATTGTCAGGCTAATGATTCATTTCCAT GCTTTGGCAAAGATGAAAGAAAGTGTGAAGATGAAAGTAAACATGTCTTGCACAATTCTTTGGGCCGACAACTAGACTCGGTTCGCTGGAATCTTGCCAACCAAGATGAG GTCGCTTGCACATCTATGAAAACTAATGAAGTACAAATTTTTGATATTGGTTACATTTCTTCTGAACCAGTTGAA GTTTTAAAAACAAGGCGTGCTGTCACTGTTCATGGGTCTGACATTCATAAAGGTCTAACAGATATTGCTTTCACTTCAGAATCAAG GTTAATTGCTTCTGATACAAATGGTGGAGTCAATGTATGGGATAGAAGAATGAGTGCACTTCCATGTCTTGAGCTTACATCTAATTCCCGTAGTACCCTTAACAGTATCAAGTTAAATGTGGAAAATCAG ATGGTTTTCGGGGCTGGTCGGCATGGAATAGTTTATATGTGGGATCTCCGTGGAGGAAGAGCTCCTTCTGCTTTTCAAATTCATAAAGAG ATGTGCCATCCACCTGTAACGTCTTGGAAGTTATCATCAATGCTTGAGAGAATAGGATCTTTGAAG GCACAATCAGATATTGTCTCCAAAGAAGTGCACTCCATTGATTTTGATCCATCTTGCCCGTATCAGTTGGCATTCCATCTTGATGATGGTTG GTCGGGCATTTTAGATATTTACAATTTCCAAGTTACGCATGTTCATTGCCCTCCCCCAGCTTGGTT GAATGGGTCCTTCACTGATCTGTTGTCCTTGAGAAAACCATCATGGCTAGCGACACATTCA ATCTATGTGGTTGGATCATCAACTGACAATGGCATCCATCTTTTAGATTTCTATCCTGATCCCAGCTCTCCTTGCCACGTGGACTACAG TCCCATTGAGGACGCAGAGAGGCCATCCAGGGTGAACAGAAGAAACAAGCAAAATAGGTTTATTCCATTGTCTGAAGGTGTTACTGCGTGCGCCGCCCATCCCCTCAACGGCACCATCATAGCTGGAACCCAG CTTTCATCTTTGCTGGTTGTATCCCAACAGAAGCATTCTGAAGTCGATTAG
- the LOC7496042 gene encoding uncharacterized protein LOC7496042, with protein sequence MTMDRNSRPEKPGRDSNSVIVLSVECLKGSSTADEWTGDMLQTGDIVEEILIGSGSSLSGSRSIRYKAPFKNGKSGVQKILHKSFKNKETSIVVRVRRGRDEFAELHACVVPESGYKNKYVLRSIEDPNYAVGFTDRSEAECFELQASRSSRIVSALQRAKLQDGYVAYPWEKKMQEYLLIPTSSSFLSLLLLPKASDRVASRYNDLEDTLARANAWLYASQASGVPIVFMNIQTESLLTKISGETASSTVNAGSFSDLSRLAHVSLYGFEDYHGVDLGVVRAVRLWYAPLCGEFAIEVKIKEDDTKLGFAISRTEEGFIYVSSVMDDDDNVPSTRSGLSNLYKEATSSSRLLVVSRLSNQKVLPWMVSSTGAVKCFDTVSLSQKLSLHRHAKVPILIHVLLWDGTLPSPPSAGSTGRFRSVSPPVMALPPEIQLARQPSQNQIQPLPAADIPNDAVVGSEADIRLDRDTAGETSFRFDYFSLPNNWV encoded by the exons ATGACCATGGACAGAAACTCACGACCAGAAAAACCAGGAAGAGACTCAAATTCAGTTATCGTTCTCTCAGTGGAATGTCTAAAAGGGAGTTCAACAGCTGACGAATGGACAGGAGACATGCTTCAAACAGGAGATATAGTTGAAGAAATTCTGATCGGATCCGGGTCATCATTATCCGGATCCAGGTCTATAAGATATAAAGCTCCGTTCAAGAACGGAAAAAGTGGGGTTCAAAAGATACTTCATAAATCGTTCAAAAACAAAGAGACTTCCATTGTTGTTCGAGTTAGACGTGGTAGAGATGAGTTTGCTGAGTTGCATGCCTGTGTTGTGCCCGAGTCGggttacaaaaataaatatgttttgagGTCTATTGAGGATCCGAATTACGCTGTCGGGTTCACGGATCGGTCTGAAGCTGAATGCTTTGAGCTACAAG CTTCAAGAAGCTCCAGAATTGTTAGTGCATTACAGAGGGCTAAGCTTCAAGATGGGTATGTGGCTTATCCGTGGGAAAAGAAGATGCAGGAGTACTTGTTAATTCCCACCTCTAgcagctttctttctttactccTCCTTCCAAAAGCTTCAGACCGAGTTGCTTCTCGATACAATGACTTGGAGGACACTCTTGCCAGGGCAAATGCGTGGCTGTATGCATCTCAGGCTTCTGGAGTTCCAATTGTTTTCATGAATATTCAGACCGAATCCTTGCTTACCAAG ATATCAGGAGAGACTGCTTCCTCGACTGTGAATGCTGGTTCATTTTCCGATTTGTCTAGGCTTGCACATGTAAGCTTGTATGGTTTTGAGGATTACCATGGGGTTGATCTCGGTGTAGTCAGAGCAGTTCGTCTTTGGTATGCACCTTTATGTGGAGAATTTGCAATTGAggtcaaaataaaagaagatgatACTAAGCTTGGATTTGCCATCAGCCGCACAGAAGAG GGCTTTATCTACGTCTCATCAGTTATGGACGATGATGACAATGTACCATCGACAAGGTCAGGGCTTAGCAATCTATACAAAGAAGCAACAAGCTCATCGAGACTGCTGGTTGTTTCAAGATTATCAAACCAGAAGGTCCTTCCTTGGATGGTTTCGTCGACAGGAGCAGTCAAATGTTTTGACACGGTATCACTAAGCCAGAAACTTTCCTTACATCGCCATGCCAAGGTGCCTATTCTCATTCATGTTCTCTTGTGGGACGGAACATTGCCTTCACCGCCAAGTGCAGGCAGTACTGGTAGGTTTAGGTCCGTGTCCCCTCCTGTTATGGCATTGCCACCTGAAATTCAATTGGCACGCCAGCCTAGTCAGAATCAAATACAGCCCCTGCCAGCAGCTGATATTCCGAATGATGCAGTCGTGGGGAGCGAGGCAGATATTAGGCTTGATCGAGACACTGCCGGAGAAACATCTTTCCGGTTCGATTATTTTTCACTTCCAAACAACTgggtataa